A DNA window from Enterobacter cloacae subsp. cloacae ATCC 13047 contains the following coding sequences:
- a CDS encoding LysR substrate-binding domain-containing protein yields the protein MSAQDRQTLSLPSLRNLQAFIAVANALSIHQAAEQLNVTPSAVSHQIASLESWMGKKLFIRSGKGVQLTPTGEKYLREVSAAMSAIGRATDQIVKEKDNAVLRVHSSPTFGLSWLLRRLGKFRAEYPDITINLTCSYENLQFARDNIDIDIRHGIPDWDAYRVMTIKNDTLVVLASPEYAQKHPISTPTDLLQQSLISSTSTLVNWEKWFAWHNIDRPWLNFSLSFDRSYMSFEAARMGLGFILESKMMATDHLKDGSLVQVLPDEMGIAINAHHLVMPHMHERAWKIQQFVEWIDRELRLSGYHL from the coding sequence ATGTCCGCGCAGGATCGCCAGACGTTATCACTGCCCTCGCTCAGAAATTTGCAGGCATTCATCGCCGTCGCTAACGCATTGAGCATCCATCAGGCGGCCGAACAGCTCAACGTCACCCCCTCCGCGGTCAGCCATCAGATCGCGTCGCTGGAGTCGTGGATGGGCAAGAAATTATTCATCCGCAGCGGCAAAGGGGTTCAGCTCACCCCAACGGGAGAAAAATATCTGCGGGAGGTCTCGGCGGCGATGAGCGCCATCGGACGCGCCACCGATCAGATCGTCAAAGAGAAAGATAACGCCGTGCTTCGGGTGCACTCCTCGCCCACCTTCGGGTTGTCATGGCTGTTGCGCCGCCTGGGTAAGTTTCGCGCCGAATATCCCGATATCACCATCAATCTCACCTGCTCCTATGAGAATCTGCAATTCGCCAGAGATAATATTGATATTGATATCCGCCACGGTATCCCGGACTGGGATGCTTACCGGGTGATGACCATAAAAAACGACACGCTGGTGGTGCTGGCCTCGCCGGAGTATGCGCAAAAACACCCCATCAGCACACCCACCGATCTGCTGCAACAGTCACTCATCTCGTCCACCAGCACTCTGGTGAACTGGGAAAAATGGTTCGCCTGGCACAATATCGACAGGCCCTGGCTCAACTTCAGCCTCAGCTTTGACCGCTCCTATATGAGCTTTGAAGCGGCGCGCATGGGGCTGGGATTTATCCTTGAGAGCAAAATGATGGCGACAGACCACCTGAAAGATGGCTCACTGGTGCAGGTACTGCCGGATGAGATGGGGATCGCCATTAACGCGCATCATCTGGTAATGCCGCATATGCATGAACGCGCGTGGAAGATCCAGCAGTTCGTTGAGTGGATTGACCGGGAGCTGCGGCTGTCGGGTTATCATCTGTAA
- a CDS encoding amidohydrolase family protein → MSENKSRREFISQSGKMVTACALFGATGSVAYAADSAKPTCETGKPMNITAKHYYLDNVLLEAGFNVDGGVATSTRTELKTLEIKDGKIVALRDNKSHADATLPHYDAGGKLMLPAMRDMHIHLDKTFYGGPWRSLNRPAGTTIQDMIRLEQKLLPELQPYTQERAEKLIDLIQSKGSTLARSHCNIEPVSGLKNLENLQAVLARRKPGFDCEIVAFPQHGLLLSNSEKLMREAMQAGAHYVGGLDPTNVDGAMEKSLDTMFQIALDYDKGVDIHLHETSPAGVAAVNYMVETVEKTPQLKGKLTISHAFALATLNEQQVDEIATRMAAQQVTIASTVPIGTLHMPLKQLRDKGVFVMTGTDSVIDHWSPYGLGDMLEKANLYAQLYIRPNEQTLSRALGIATGDVLPLNDKGERVWPKAQDDASFVLVDASCSAEAVARISPRTATFHKGNLVWGTVG, encoded by the coding sequence ATGAGTGAAAATAAAAGCCGCCGTGAATTCATCAGCCAGAGCGGCAAAATGGTCACCGCCTGCGCGCTGTTTGGCGCGACCGGCTCCGTCGCGTATGCTGCCGATTCCGCAAAACCAACCTGCGAGACGGGCAAACCGATGAACATCACCGCTAAACACTACTACCTGGACAACGTGCTGCTGGAGGCCGGATTTAACGTCGACGGCGGCGTGGCGACGAGCACCCGCACCGAGCTGAAAACGCTGGAGATCAAAGACGGGAAAATTGTCGCCCTGCGGGATAACAAAAGTCACGCGGACGCCACCCTGCCGCACTATGACGCAGGCGGCAAGCTGATGCTCCCGGCGATGCGCGATATGCACATTCACCTGGATAAAACCTTCTACGGCGGCCCGTGGCGTTCGCTCAACCGCCCGGCGGGTACCACCATTCAGGATATGATCCGCCTTGAGCAGAAGCTGCTCCCCGAACTCCAGCCTTATACCCAGGAGCGCGCCGAAAAGCTGATCGATTTGATCCAGTCGAAAGGTTCCACCCTCGCCCGCAGCCACTGCAATATTGAGCCAGTCTCGGGCCTGAAGAATCTCGAGAACCTGCAGGCGGTGCTGGCGCGCCGCAAGCCCGGATTTGACTGCGAGATCGTGGCGTTTCCACAGCACGGCCTGCTGCTGTCGAATTCCGAAAAGCTGATGCGCGAGGCGATGCAGGCCGGGGCGCACTACGTGGGCGGGCTGGATCCAACCAACGTTGACGGGGCGATGGAGAAATCTCTAGACACCATGTTCCAGATTGCGCTGGATTATGACAAAGGGGTGGATATTCACCTGCACGAAACCAGCCCGGCGGGCGTGGCGGCGGTGAACTACATGGTCGAAACCGTGGAGAAAACCCCGCAACTGAAGGGCAAACTGACCATCAGCCACGCCTTTGCGCTGGCCACGCTCAACGAGCAGCAGGTGGACGAGATTGCCACCCGCATGGCGGCGCAGCAGGTGACTATCGCCTCCACCGTGCCGATTGGCACCCTGCATATGCCGCTGAAGCAGCTGCGCGATAAAGGCGTGTTTGTCATGACCGGCACCGACAGCGTGATCGACCACTGGTCACCGTACGGCCTGGGGGACATGCTGGAAAAAGCGAATCTCTACGCCCAGCTGTATATCCGCCCTAATGAGCAGACGCTGTCCCGCGCTTTAGGTATTGCGACCGGTGACGTGCTGCCGCTGAACGACAAAGGTGAACGCGTCTGGCCGAAAGCGCAGGACGATGCCAGCTTTGTGCTGGTGGACGCCTCCTGTTCCGCCGAGGCGGTGGCGCGCATTTCACCGCGCACCGCGACCTTCCATAAGGGGAACCTTGTCTGGGGCACGGTGGGTTAA
- a CDS encoding carbamate kinase family protein: MKELMVVAIGGNSIIKDNASQSVEHQAQAVKAVAESVLEMLASDYDIVLTHGNGPQVGLDLRRAEIAHEREGLPLTPLANCVADTQGGIGYLIQQALNNRLSARGEQKAVTVVTQVEVDKNDPGFSHPTKPIGAFFSEAQRDELQQAHPDWHFVEDSGRGYRRVVASPQPLRIVEADAIKTLTQKGFVVIGAGGGGIPVVRTEQGDYQSVDAVIDKDLSTALLAREIRADVLVITTGVEKVCIHFGKPNQQALDTVSVAQMTRYKDEGHFPAGSMLPKIVASLEFLRHGGKRVIITSPDCLPAALRGETGTHIVNEGR; this comes from the coding sequence ATGAAAGAGCTTATGGTCGTCGCCATTGGCGGCAACAGCATTATCAAAGATAACGCCAGCCAGTCGGTTGAACATCAGGCGCAGGCGGTAAAGGCGGTGGCAGAGTCGGTGCTGGAGATGCTGGCCTCGGACTATGACATCGTGCTCACCCACGGCAACGGCCCCCAGGTGGGGCTGGATCTCCGCCGCGCCGAAATTGCTCACGAGCGGGAGGGACTGCCGCTCACGCCGCTGGCTAATTGCGTGGCGGATACGCAGGGTGGGATCGGCTACCTGATCCAGCAGGCGCTTAACAACCGCCTGTCTGCGCGCGGTGAGCAAAAAGCGGTCACCGTCGTCACTCAGGTGGAGGTGGATAAAAACGATCCGGGCTTTAGCCACCCGACCAAGCCCATCGGCGCATTCTTCAGCGAAGCGCAGCGCGATGAACTGCAGCAGGCGCATCCGGACTGGCACTTTGTTGAGGATTCTGGCCGGGGCTATCGTCGCGTGGTGGCCTCGCCGCAGCCGTTACGCATTGTTGAAGCCGATGCCATTAAGACCCTGACGCAAAAAGGCTTTGTAGTAATTGGCGCGGGCGGCGGCGGTATTCCGGTGGTGCGCACGGAGCAGGGCGATTACCAGAGCGTTGACGCGGTAATTGATAAAGATCTCTCCACCGCGCTGCTGGCGCGCGAGATCCGCGCCGACGTACTGGTGATCACCACCGGGGTCGAAAAAGTGTGCATCCACTTTGGCAAGCCGAATCAGCAGGCGCTGGACACGGTGAGCGTGGCGCAGATGACGCGTTACAAAGACGAGGGCCATTTCCCGGCGGGCAGCATGCTGCCCAAAATCGTCGCCTCGCTGGAATTTTTACGCCATGGCGGCAAGCGCGTGATCATCACCTCGCCAGACTGCCTGCCCGCCGCGCTGCGCGGGGAAACCGGTACCCATATTGTTAATGAAGGAAGATAA
- a CDS encoding xanthine permease, protein MKNMKLEWKRGDWAAYFGLMTNNLTNLLTMMGLLIFVVGIPKEIVYGRIAPAFGLAVLVASVCYAWFGLQMARATGRTDVTALPSGPSAPSIFTVTFLVLMPVYQQTGDADFAIQIGLVWCFVEAMILAGGSFLGETIRKMIPRTVLLSCLSGLGLLLLAMNPMLQAFEAPTVSFIVLLLIFINWFGKKPIFARIPTGLLLLIAGTVLAWISGLQSPEAIKASMSSFGFNPPEVHVEGFLQGLPHALPYLASAVPLGLANYIFDLENIESAHAAGDEYPTRKVMLANGLASMLGCLMGNPFPVTVYVGHAGWKAMGASIGYTLASGVTMFIVPLFGLGAFMLAIIPMTAIVPILVFIGVVTANQVVRETPKVEVPVIFICLFPWIANWALTMMNSVMGAAGTSAAKIGTDVLHSKGIYYEGLVHLGSGAPLASMLWGCIAIFAIINKPLRGAVAAAGGALLALFGVIHAPVVGFAEGSSLMFVTAYLMMGGMFVVKHVLDISVNPPLPVGEGRGEGTRTHLLKETK, encoded by the coding sequence ATGAAAAACATGAAACTGGAGTGGAAAAGAGGTGACTGGGCGGCATATTTCGGGTTGATGACCAACAACCTGACCAATTTGCTGACCATGATGGGGTTGCTCATTTTTGTCGTCGGCATCCCGAAGGAGATTGTTTATGGACGCATCGCGCCGGCCTTCGGGCTGGCGGTGCTGGTGGCGAGCGTCTGCTACGCGTGGTTTGGCCTGCAGATGGCGCGCGCCACCGGACGAACGGACGTCACCGCGCTGCCGTCTGGCCCGAGCGCGCCGTCGATTTTTACCGTTACTTTTCTGGTCCTGATGCCGGTCTACCAGCAAACCGGTGACGCGGATTTTGCCATTCAGATCGGTCTGGTGTGGTGCTTTGTCGAGGCGATGATTCTGGCGGGCGGCTCTTTCCTGGGGGAGACCATCCGCAAGATGATCCCGCGTACCGTGCTGCTCTCGTGTCTGTCGGGCCTGGGCCTGCTGTTGCTGGCGATGAACCCGATGCTGCAGGCGTTTGAAGCGCCCACCGTGTCGTTCATTGTGCTGCTGCTGATCTTCATTAACTGGTTCGGCAAAAAACCGATCTTCGCCAGGATCCCGACCGGTCTGCTGTTGTTGATTGCTGGCACGGTGTTAGCGTGGATCTCCGGCCTGCAAAGCCCGGAGGCAATCAAAGCCTCGATGTCCTCTTTCGGCTTTAACCCGCCCGAAGTCCATGTAGAAGGTTTCCTGCAGGGCTTGCCGCACGCGCTGCCGTACCTGGCGTCTGCCGTGCCGCTGGGGCTGGCGAACTACATCTTTGACCTGGAAAACATTGAAAGCGCCCACGCGGCGGGAGACGAATACCCGACCCGCAAGGTAATGCTGGCAAACGGCCTGGCCTCCATGCTCGGCTGCCTGATGGGCAATCCGTTCCCGGTGACGGTCTATGTGGGTCATGCGGGCTGGAAAGCGATGGGCGCCAGCATCGGCTACACGCTGGCCTCCGGCGTGACGATGTTTATCGTGCCGCTGTTCGGGCTGGGGGCGTTTATGCTCGCCATCATTCCGATGACCGCCATCGTGCCGATCCTGGTGTTTATCGGCGTTGTCACCGCCAACCAGGTGGTGAGGGAAACGCCCAAAGTGGAGGTGCCCGTGATTTTCATCTGCCTGTTCCCGTGGATCGCCAACTGGGCATTGACCATGATGAACAGCGTGATGGGCGCGGCGGGCACCAGCGCGGCGAAAATCGGCACCGACGTGCTGCACAGTAAAGGGATCTACTACGAGGGGCTGGTGCATCTGGGCAGCGGCGCACCGCTCGCCAGCATGCTGTGGGGCTGCATCGCCATCTTCGCCATTATCAACAAACCGCTGCGCGGCGCCGTTGCTGCCGCCGGTGGCGCACTGCTGGCGCTGTTTGGCGTGATCCACGCCCCGGTGGTGGGCTTTGCCGAAGGCAGTTCGCTGATGTTTGTGACGGCGTATCTGATGATGGGCGGCATGTTTGTGGTGAAGCATGTGCTGGATATCTCTGTTAATCCCCCTCTCCCGGTGGGAGAGGGCCGGGGTGAGGGCACCAGAACGCACCTTCTAAAGGAAACAAAATGA
- a CDS encoding DUF1116 domain-containing protein: MTTLFNQPLNVINVGIALFSDDLKKQHVPVTQLDWAPPGQGNMQIVEALDQLAAEPLAEKIAAANKIALERIIQSHPVLVGYDQAINVVPGMTRTTILHAGPPVSWENMCGAMKGAVTGALVFEGLANDLEEAARLAASGDITFSPCHEHDCVGSMAGVTSASMFMHIVENKTYGNRAYTNLSEQMAKILRMGANDQSVIDRLNWMRDVLGPMLRDAMKIIGEIDLRLMLAQALHMGDECHNRNNAGTTLLIQALTPGLIQAGYPVAQQREVFEFVASSDYFSGPTWMAMCKAALDAAHGIEYSTVVTTMARNGYEFGLRVSGLPGQWFTGPAQQVIGPMFAGYKPEDSGLDIGDSAITETYGIGGFAMATAPAIVALVGGTVEEAIDFSRQMREITLGENPNVTIPLLSFMGIPTAIDITRVAGSGILPVINTAIAHKDAGIGMIGAGIVHPPFSCFEKALLTFRDRYFL; the protein is encoded by the coding sequence ATGACCACCTTATTCAACCAACCGCTGAACGTCATTAACGTCGGTATTGCGCTGTTCAGTGACGATCTTAAAAAACAGCACGTCCCCGTCACCCAGCTCGACTGGGCACCGCCGGGGCAGGGCAATATGCAGATCGTCGAAGCGCTCGACCAGTTGGCCGCGGAGCCGCTGGCAGAGAAGATCGCTGCCGCCAACAAGATTGCGCTGGAGCGCATCATTCAGTCCCACCCGGTGCTGGTGGGGTACGACCAGGCGATTAACGTTGTGCCGGGGATGACCCGTACCACCATTCTGCATGCCGGTCCTCCGGTGAGCTGGGAAAATATGTGTGGCGCGATGAAAGGCGCTGTCACCGGCGCGCTGGTGTTTGAAGGGCTGGCGAACGATCTGGAGGAGGCGGCAAGGCTGGCGGCTTCAGGCGACATCACCTTCTCGCCGTGCCACGAGCACGACTGCGTGGGCTCGATGGCGGGCGTTACCTCCGCGTCGATGTTTATGCATATCGTTGAGAACAAAACCTACGGCAACCGCGCCTACACCAACCTCAGCGAGCAGATGGCGAAGATCCTGCGCATGGGCGCCAACGACCAGAGCGTCATTGACCGTCTGAACTGGATGCGCGATGTGCTTGGCCCGATGCTGCGCGACGCCATGAAGATTATCGGCGAAATCGATCTGCGCCTGATGCTGGCTCAGGCGCTGCACATGGGTGACGAATGCCACAACCGCAACAACGCGGGCACCACGCTGCTGATCCAGGCGCTGACGCCGGGGCTGATCCAGGCGGGCTATCCGGTGGCGCAGCAGCGCGAGGTATTTGAGTTTGTCGCCAGCAGCGACTACTTCTCCGGCCCGACGTGGATGGCGATGTGTAAGGCCGCGCTGGACGCCGCCCACGGCATTGAGTACAGCACCGTGGTCACCACCATGGCGCGTAACGGTTACGAGTTTGGTCTGCGCGTCTCTGGCCTGCCAGGACAGTGGTTCACCGGCCCGGCGCAGCAGGTGATTGGCCCGATGTTCGCGGGTTACAAGCCGGAAGACTCCGGGCTGGATATCGGCGACAGCGCCATCACGGAAACCTACGGTATCGGTGGCTTTGCGATGGCGACGGCCCCGGCGATTGTCGCGCTGGTGGGCGGCACGGTGGAAGAAGCCATCGACTTCTCCCGCCAGATGCGCGAAATCACCCTCGGTGAAAACCCGAACGTCACCATTCCGCTGCTGTCGTTTATGGGCATTCCAACCGCCATCGACATCACCCGAGTCGCAGGCAGCGGCATTCTGCCGGTTATCAATACCGCCATTGCCCACAAAGACGCCGGTATTGGCATGATTGGCGCGGGCATTGTGCACCCGCCGTTTAGCTGTTTTGAAAAGGCGCTGTTGACCTTCCGCGATCGCTACTTTTTATAA
- the fdrA gene encoding acyl-CoA synthetase FdrA has translation MPTKIVIKKNTYFDSVSLMSVSTKANKLPGVEQAFVAMATEMNKGVLKNLGLLTPELEDAKNGDLMIVIKGDAANDETLAAIEALFTRKESAGTHEARYATLASAKAHRPDSNLAVISVNGMFAAREARKALENDLNVMLFSDNVSLDDELALKQLAHQKGLLMMGPDCGTATINGAGLCFANAVRRGSIGIVGASGTGSQELSVRIHEFGGGVSQLIGTGGRDLSEKIGGLMMLDAIDMLEADDATQVIALISKPPAPAVAEKVLARARACRKPVIACFLGRNEPPADEDGLQFARGTKEAALKAVLLTGINKASLNLHPLNWPLIEEVRARLTPQQKYIRGLFCGGTLCDEAMFAALEKYDDVYSNIQPDPAKRLRDINVSQAHTFLDFGDDDFTNGKPHPMIDPTNRISRLLQEARDPEVGVIVMDFVLGFGAHEDPVGVMLDAIKEAQAIAEADNRPLEILGYVLGSDQDPQSLAQQCQLLTDAGVIWASSSTNTGLLAREFVCKGENA, from the coding sequence ATGCCCACAAAAATCGTGATTAAAAAGAACACGTATTTTGACTCCGTCTCATTAATGTCCGTTTCCACCAAAGCCAATAAATTGCCGGGCGTTGAGCAGGCCTTTGTAGCGATGGCGACGGAAATGAACAAAGGCGTATTAAAAAACCTCGGGCTGTTAACGCCGGAATTAGAGGATGCGAAAAACGGCGATCTGATGATCGTCATTAAAGGCGACGCGGCCAATGATGAAACCCTGGCGGCGATTGAAGCGTTATTCACCCGAAAAGAGAGCGCGGGCACCCATGAAGCACGCTACGCGACTCTGGCCAGCGCGAAAGCCCACCGTCCCGACAGTAACCTGGCGGTGATTTCAGTAAACGGCATGTTTGCGGCACGCGAAGCGCGCAAGGCGCTTGAAAACGATCTCAACGTGATGCTCTTTTCCGATAACGTATCCCTCGACGATGAGCTGGCGCTCAAGCAGCTGGCGCACCAGAAAGGGCTGCTGATGATGGGGCCAGACTGCGGCACCGCTACTATCAACGGCGCAGGACTGTGCTTCGCCAACGCCGTACGCCGCGGGTCGATAGGCATTGTCGGGGCGTCCGGTACCGGTAGCCAGGAGCTGAGCGTGCGCATTCATGAATTTGGCGGCGGGGTATCGCAGCTGATTGGCACCGGCGGGCGCGATCTCAGTGAAAAAATCGGTGGTCTGATGATGCTCGACGCCATCGACATGCTGGAGGCCGACGATGCCACCCAGGTCATCGCGCTGATCTCCAAACCGCCAGCGCCAGCGGTGGCAGAAAAGGTGCTGGCGCGTGCCCGGGCCTGTCGCAAACCCGTCATCGCCTGTTTCCTTGGTCGCAACGAACCGCCCGCCGATGAAGACGGTCTGCAGTTCGCCCGTGGCACCAAAGAGGCGGCCCTGAAGGCCGTGCTGCTCACCGGTATCAACAAAGCGTCCCTTAACCTGCATCCGCTCAACTGGCCCCTGATTGAAGAGGTGCGCGCCCGTCTCACTCCGCAGCAGAAATACATTCGCGGTCTGTTCTGTGGCGGCACCCTGTGTGATGAAGCGATGTTCGCCGCGCTTGAGAAGTACGACGACGTCTACAGCAACATTCAGCCCGATCCGGCGAAACGCCTGCGCGACATTAACGTCAGCCAGGCTCACACCTTCCTCGATTTTGGGGATGACGATTTCACCAACGGCAAACCGCACCCGATGATCGACCCGACCAACCGCATCAGCCGCCTGCTGCAGGAGGCGCGCGATCCGGAAGTGGGCGTAATTGTGATGGACTTCGTGCTGGGCTTTGGCGCGCATGAGGATCCGGTCGGCGTGATGCTCGATGCCATTAAAGAGGCGCAGGCGATTGCGGAAGCCGATAACCGTCCGCTGGAGATCCTCGGCTACGTGTTGGGCTCCGACCAGGATCCCCAATCGCTGGCGCAGCAGTGTCAGCTTTTGACCGATGCCGGCGTGATCTGGGCCAGCAGCAGTACTAACACCGGATTACTGGCACGCGAATTTGTCTGCAAAGGGGAGAACGCCTGA
- a CDS encoding ankyrin repeat domain-containing protein produces MSANELVTEFLLAAEQGNVDALKACLEKGVDINATNRQKRTAIVIASLKKHYPCVALLIDAGADIDKQDQTCFNPFLISCLTNDLTLLRLVLPANPDLDRLTRFGGVGITPASEKGHVEIVRELLEKTDINVNHTNFVGWTPLLEAIVLNDGGPKQQAIVKLLLDHGANPHMTDKYGKTPLELAREKGYHAIADQLLAAGA; encoded by the coding sequence ATGTCTGCGAACGAACTTGTGACGGAATTTTTACTGGCGGCAGAGCAGGGTAATGTCGACGCGCTAAAAGCCTGCCTTGAGAAAGGTGTCGATATTAACGCCACCAACCGTCAGAAAAGAACCGCCATTGTTATTGCCAGCCTGAAAAAACATTACCCCTGTGTCGCGTTATTAATTGACGCCGGTGCGGATATAGATAAACAGGACCAGACCTGTTTTAACCCCTTCCTGATCAGCTGCCTGACCAATGATTTAACCCTGCTGCGGCTTGTTCTGCCCGCCAACCCGGATCTGGACCGCCTGACACGCTTCGGCGGAGTGGGGATTACGCCCGCCAGTGAGAAAGGACATGTGGAGATTGTCCGCGAGTTGCTGGAAAAAACCGATATCAACGTTAATCACACCAATTTTGTCGGCTGGACGCCGCTGCTGGAAGCCATTGTCCTGAATGACGGCGGCCCGAAACAGCAGGCGATCGTGAAGCTGCTGCTGGACCACGGTGCGAATCCGCACATGACCGATAAATACGGTAAAACCCCGCTCGAACTGGCGCGGGAAAAAGGCTACCACGCGATAGCTGACCAGCTGCTGGCGGCGGGCGCGTAA
- a CDS encoding LysR substrate-binding domain-containing protein, giving the protein MNSIFTEENLLAFTTAARFGSFSKAAAELGVTTSAISYTIKRMETGLDVVLFVRNTRSIELTESGFYFYRKATDLLNDFYAIRRGIDTISQGIEARVRICINQLLYTPRHTARLLQVLKKQFPTCQITVTTEVYNGVWDSIINNQANIAIGAPDTLLDGGGIDYTEIGAIRWVFAIAPEHPLAFVPEPIAESQLRLYPNIMVEDTAHTINKKVGWLLHGQEAILVPDFNTKCQCQILGEGIGFLPEYMTREAVADGLLVTRRINNPRQDSRMLLATQHAATGQVTRWIKQQFGPQGVLTGIYSDLLWRT; this is encoded by the coding sequence ATGAATTCCATCTTTACTGAAGAGAATCTGCTGGCCTTCACCACGGCGGCGCGTTTTGGCAGTTTCAGCAAAGCCGCCGCCGAGCTGGGTGTGACCACGTCGGCCATCAGTTACACCATCAAACGTATGGAGACCGGGCTGGACGTGGTGCTGTTTGTGCGTAACACACGCAGCATCGAGCTGACCGAGTCCGGCTTTTACTTTTACCGCAAGGCTACCGATCTGCTGAACGATTTCTATGCTATCAGGCGTGGGATAGACACCATCTCTCAGGGCATCGAGGCGCGGGTACGCATCTGCATCAATCAGCTTTTGTATACCCCACGTCATACCGCGCGGCTGCTGCAGGTGCTGAAAAAGCAGTTTCCCACCTGCCAGATCACCGTCACCACGGAGGTCTATAACGGCGTCTGGGACTCAATCATCAATAACCAGGCCAATATCGCGATTGGCGCGCCGGATACGCTTCTTGACGGCGGCGGCATTGATTACACGGAGATTGGCGCTATCCGCTGGGTATTCGCCATCGCGCCGGAACACCCGCTGGCGTTTGTCCCGGAACCGATCGCGGAAAGCCAGCTGCGCCTCTACCCGAACATCATGGTGGAGGACACCGCGCACACCATTAATAAGAAGGTCGGCTGGCTGCTGCACGGGCAGGAGGCGATTCTGGTGCCGGATTTTAACACCAAATGCCAGTGTCAGATTCTGGGGGAAGGGATCGGTTTTTTACCGGAATACATGACCCGGGAGGCCGTAGCGGACGGGCTGCTGGTGACACGACGCATTAATAACCCGCGTCAGGATTCGCGCATGCTGCTTGCCACGCAGCATGCGGCGACCGGCCAGGTTACGCGCTGGATCAAACAGCAGTTCGGCCCGCAGGGCGTACTGACCGGGATCTACAGCGACTTACTGTGGCGCACCTAG
- a CDS encoding YqaE/Pmp3 family membrane protein: protein MGFWRVVFTIILPPLGVLLGKGLGWAFILNILLTILGYFPGLIHAFWVQTRN from the coding sequence ATGGGTTTTTGGCGTGTTGTTTTTACGATTATTCTCCCGCCGCTGGGCGTACTGCTTGGCAAGGGACTGGGCTGGGCGTTTATCCTGAATATCCTTCTGACCATACTGGGCTACTTCCCTGGACTTATCCACGCGTTTTGGGTTCAGACGAGAAACTAG
- a CDS encoding rhodanese family protein — MSLPLITPQQANALIGDGAKLIDIRDPDEYAREHIPAAQSVPLDILPGALNAGAGETVIFHCQSGARTSNNAARLAQAASPAQALVVEGGIQGWKQAGLPTVEDKSQPLPLMRQVQIAAGLLILCGVVLGYTLSSGFFLLSGFVGAGLLFAGLTGFCGMARLLKVMPWNRHTS; from the coding sequence ATGTCTCTTCCTCTGATTACGCCACAGCAGGCAAACGCGCTTATTGGTGACGGCGCAAAGCTGATTGATATTCGCGATCCTGACGAATATGCCCGCGAGCATATTCCCGCCGCACAGTCCGTGCCGCTGGACATCTTACCCGGCGCACTGAACGCCGGGGCGGGTGAAACGGTGATTTTTCACTGCCAGTCCGGGGCCAGAACATCGAACAACGCCGCACGTCTTGCCCAGGCGGCGTCGCCTGCTCAGGCCTTGGTGGTCGAGGGCGGTATTCAGGGCTGGAAACAGGCCGGACTACCGACCGTAGAAGATAAATCCCAGCCGCTGCCGCTGATGCGTCAGGTGCAAATTGCTGCCGGGCTGCTGATTCTGTGCGGCGTGGTGCTGGGCTATACGCTCTCCAGCGGCTTCTTCCTGCTGAGCGGTTTTGTCGGGGCCGGGCTTCTGTTTGCTGGCCTGACCGGATTTTGCGGCATGGCAAGACTGCTCAAGGTGATGCCGTGGAACAGACATACCTCATAA
- the stpA gene encoding DNA-binding protein StpA, whose amino-acid sequence MSLTLQNLNNIRTLRAMARELSLDVLEEMLEKVRVVAEEKRSEQAELEQQRAEQQEKINALLERMKADGISPSDLLGVELAHAGKSAKKRKPREAKYRFIDQNGEEKTWTGQGRTPKPIANALENGKSLDDFLI is encoded by the coding sequence ATGTCTTTGACGTTACAGAATCTTAATAATATCCGAACTCTGCGCGCCATGGCGCGTGAATTATCCCTGGACGTTCTTGAGGAAATGCTGGAAAAAGTCAGGGTCGTTGCTGAAGAGAAACGTAGTGAGCAGGCGGAATTAGAGCAACAGCGCGCTGAGCAGCAGGAAAAAATTAATGCTCTGCTGGAACGGATGAAAGCCGATGGTATTTCACCGTCCGATCTGCTGGGTGTAGAGCTGGCGCATGCGGGTAAATCGGCGAAAAAACGTAAGCCGCGTGAAGCAAAATATCGCTTTATTGACCAGAACGGTGAAGAGAAAACGTGGACCGGTCAGGGCCGCACGCCGAAGCCTATTGCCAATGCGCTGGAAAATGGCAAATCACTGGATGATTTTCTGATCTAA